Within Leishmania infantum JPCM5 genome chromosome 35, the genomic segment GCAACaatgctgcgcctcctcgcaccTCCAACAACATCTTTCCACCTgaaaacgcgcgcgcagccgcatcaGTGAGCGACTGTGCTGTGGTGATGCCGCCATTTGTATGCGTGCCGAGGAGGAAAAACGGTGTGGCGCGTTATCGCCCACATCATTGACCCCGAGCCGCCATGAACCTGTCCAGAGATGTGGCGCACGAATGTGCTGCGGTGCGACTGGGTAGCAGCgagagaagaaggcgaagaccAGCACACCCACAAAAGCGGCTGCTCCTATGATTGCCCActcttctgtttttcttAACCGTTTCACGTTTCCTTCTCTTAATGGTGTCGATGACATCCCTCCGCgctccacacgcacacgcacacgcacacagtcTCTTCGCACCTTCATTTTTTTTCCGACTTCTTTGCCTTGCCCCTGTCTTACTactccccctctcgctctgctGACCGGCATCTTCATTCGCCACGAACTGActgcttcctctctccctgtgtgtgtgtgtctgtgtcgtcgttgttgttgttggctTGCGTACTCTTCGTGCGTACTCTCATCGTCGTTTTTCCATAGCACTTTAtcgcctctttttctcgACCACTTAGACCATCAACGACGTGTTGACTAAGGCAGGCGCGCATCAACACATCTGCAAggaagcggaggcggtggcacaggcgcactcgaagaggaagaaagaCTTGGACAGCGCACAAGAACAACAAGGTCGAGTTAATCAAACAAAAGACCGCTTCTGAGGAAatctccgccttctctctttcctttaTTTCgcttgttcttttttttttcgttggaGCGTCTTTAGCCCATCaaccctctctctcatcgTCATTGCCTCTCTGTGCACCTTCACGAgcttcgctctcgctctcgcctcTCTGCATTTTGCCGTTTCTTCTTGTTTGCGGTGTGCCGGCTCGGGCGACCCGATTTTCAATCTTCGgatatctatatatatatatttcgCATCCGATCTGCATTTACGTCGCCGTGtctcttcagcagcagcaacaaaaagaaCAGCGAAACCGTAGCGCAACGAATACAGATACTTGGGCGGGCATCCGCATCACTAGAAGAAGCAGGCGTGATTCACAATGACAACCTTAGGAAACCAGCGCGTGACAGTatcggtgcgcgtgcggccgATGCTGCGTGAAGGCGCTTCTGCGAATCACCAGCAGGAGAAGTTTGAGCTGCAAGGCGTGCACCGCGTCGGCGATAACAGTCTCAAGGTAGAACTGACGAAGCCAGGCGAGCCGACAAAGAGCAGTCTCTTCTCCTTCGACTACGTTTTCGATCAGGAGAGCACGCAGCTCGAGGTGTATGAAGATGCCGTAGTGGACATGGTCGATGCCGCTCTCGTCGGCGTGAATGTCACCCTCTTGGCCTACGGACAGACGGGCTCCGGCAAGACCTTCACCGTGCTGGGCGATGTGAAGCCGAACCCGCTTGAAAACGACCTGCTCACGACGAACAGTGGCATGTTCCTGCGTGTGCTGAGCGACTTGATGGACTACAAAGTTCGCCAAGCCAAGAAGGGCTGGCACGTGGTAGTGGGTTTAAGCTGCATAGAGATTTACAACGAGAACATCCGCGACCTGTTTGGTGGCAAGCCTAActcggcaccgccggcgctgaaGGCAGTCATGACCGGCGAGGATGTTTATCTACCGTCTCTCATCATCAAGGAGATGACCACTCTGCAGGCGGTTTTCAGCGAGATTCAGCTGGCCATCGCACGCCGCATGAGCCGTGCGACGGACTCCAACTCGCAGTCGAGCCGCAGTCACTGCCTCTTCTCCATTGATATCCTTCAGCAGGCGAATTCGGCccccgcgccgtcgctggacATTCTCGATCAGTCAAAGAAGGGCAACGATATGAAGAAGGCTGTGTCGTCAGACAAGAAGGGTGCGGCGGCCACGAAGAGGGGCGGCAGCCTGGCTTCCGCAGCGCAGGatccgcagctgccggagTGGGAAATGCCGTTCCAGGGTACGGTGTTCCGCTTGCCCGGACAGAAGGAGCCCATCTACACCAGCAAAATCATCCTTGCCGATCTCGCCGGTAGCGAGCGCATTGCCCGCAGTGGTGTGACCGGCGATGGCCTGGCAGAGGCCACATCCATCAACAGCAGCTTAACAGCACTGGGGAACGTGGTACACAGCCTGCACGAGGGAGGCTTCGTCAGCTACCGTGTTTCAAACCTGACGCGACTTCTCAAGCCGGCCTTTTCGCACCCCAGCTCGCGCGTGCTACTCTTGGCACAGTGCTCGCCCACGCAGCTGACGTTCGATGAGACGATCAGCACACTGCACTTTGCAAACAAGGTAAAAGATATGAAGGTGACCACGTGCACTGGCGCCGAAgcggagaagctgcagtTTGACTTTCTCGAGTCCGGCAAGATGTacgacgcgctgctggcagACCTGCACATCTTCGCTGCAGAGTCGCAGGCAACGATCGGCATCATTCGCCGCAACCTGCCGCAGAAGGGCAGTCTCTACTATGACGCGTCAGCGGGCAAGAACGGCAAAATGGCCAAGGTGAGCATAAAGGACCGCCGCTTGTCGGCCGACGCGTCGGGCGTGCTGACTGTGGCGCAGAAGGAGCGCGCGGAGTTGATGGCCCGTATGGAAAAGGAGAAGTTGGATGAGATTTCCGTAGTGCAACGGTCGGCGGATGAGGCGCGTGATGAGATTATCAGAGAGTACATGGCCGAGTTGAAtgagctgaaggaggcgatTGCGAAGCAGGTGTCAATGCGCGTCCACCACGTGTCGCAGCAGCTTTTGCTTGATTCGGCAGCCCGCGGCAACAAGATCgtcgaggaagaggcggaggagtggGCCTCAATGATGCTGCTGTACCTGAAAGAGCACAAGGTGGCCTGCGACAAGGAGCTATCGACCATATCGAGCCGTCTCGAGGACTTGTCTCAGAACGTCAACAAGCAGCGTCTGTCTGACACCCCGAACGAGACACCCGAGACCGTTGAGGCGGACTCCAAGTACGCCCTCTCCACGTGGTCCCACTGCTTGGCAAAGCGCTTCTTCTCGTTCTGCATGGAGGTGCACGAGTATCAGGCTGTTCTCCTGAACATATACCATGGCAATGTGACCCTGGTGCGCTGGAAGAAGAAGAAcgccgagctgctgaagaagtTCGAAGAGGAGAAATCGGTGTAGCGACAGGGAGGTGCGACAAGAGGAGTACGTCAGGgtgagaaggagggaggtggtggtggaggggtTGTGGAGTGGGTGAGGACGTGGAGACACCGCCCAGGCACACGGTGTCTTGACTTagcttccttttttttgctttgttTTTTGTGCCTTTACTTCCACTCTCCTCTTACCTGTCTGGTTGACGCTCACAACGGCGGATGGTTCACGAGACGCACTGTGTGGGCTCACCAGCTCCCCCCTCTGCTCGCCATTCTatttctccccctctcttaTTTTCCATGTTGTGTTTTATACCACGTACTCCAATCCTCCTCGCACACCCCTCTCGCTTGGGTTGCCGTTCTTAaaacatttttttttgtggcggtggtggcttTTGTTCATCTTGCGTCGTGCAGTTCTCCTCTCTTCACATATACATATCCATATATGTATTTTTCGAcctttttctctgtgtgtgcgcgtgtgcctttCCTGGTCTCGAACGCGCGCTAGTGGACTGAGTGAAAGAAAGgggggaaggaaaagaaggacAGAAATGAGCGAGCtaaacaaaacaacaaaaaaggaacgGCAGGGAAAGAGggtctgtgcgcgcgctctccccCTCAACGGTGccttctccccaccccacctctgtttttctttctcttttttccctGTGTGTCTTCCGTTGCTTGTTCTCCATCACTGACATCTCCCGTTacgtaggggaggggggcagcgaACATTGCCCGTATCTTTCTTTACTTTTGCattgctttctttttcttctccgtCCACAGGTCGGTGTGATCTGTGGCGTACAGTCCTGCTTGCTATAGTCCGTCGGTTCCATTCTTACCGTTTTGTGTCACCGGACACAGATTCCCTGCTGTAGAGGGTGTAGGAGACAATCTcgatgcgtgtctgtgcacgtgtgcgtgtgggcaaCGCGTTTAAAGCCTAGCCACCGCAGGCGGAAATCGAAGAGCTactgcggcggaggcgggcaGGGAGGCTAAGTATGAAGCCCTGCATATACATTGACGTAGGCGCATGTAtctgtatgcgcgtgtgtgtcatGTACCTGGTTTTGCCATGTTGGCCCCGCATTGCCTTATTTTTCTCTGTTTTCGTGTGTCTTCTCCCGGttttctcttcgttttccttttccccAGTGTGCATCCTTGATGACAACTGTGGCAACCTGAAACATCTTTGTGTTCGTTCTagcaccttttttttttataaGGAGCTGCCCAATCTCGCCACCATCTTCATCTCCTCGCCCCCACcccgaaaagaaaaaaaaaaacaaaaaacacACAAGAGGACACAGGGAATGCCAACGCAATTTGTGCCCAGAAGAGCTTGCACGCGTTGGAACgatggggagaggcagaaagTGGCGGTGATAGCAGAAGACAGCAGCAGACAGGTgattcgccgccgccagcatcaGAGCACACGAGCGAGAACGAGAGAAACTTAAAAAGGAAACACAAAACAAGTACTCATGCCAACCACCTATTcgcgcgctccgccgcctttttgcttttttttttcgtttgcttTATTTGGTCGCGACGAAAAAGAGGTTCAAAGAAAAAAATCGCAGAAaagcgcacgcatgcgctcaGCACAAAACAGCCgagcaaaggaaaagggTCAAGGCGTGAGAATGAAGctggagggaggagggaagcgaaggaaaaaaaatcaaaaaaaaaacgagacGCACGTGGTGGCACATGTTACTTGTGTATGTCTGTGTAACTTTTTCTCTCTTGAGTGTGAGAAGGTTGTAATGGAACCTGCGCAAAAAAGGAAAATATTGAACACACCGTCATTGCAAGTATCCGCTGTCCGTTTCTCATCCAGTACTTCTTTCAAAatgagcacacgcacctacacacgaaaaaaaaacgaaagtAGGAACAAATTCCAGCGCCCTCAGCAATGCGAAAGACAGAAAAAAGCTCAAAACCAGCACCACGATGCGTACAGGAAGAGAAGAcccgaaaagaaaaatgcAGGAAGGCAGGAAGTGGCTCATATCTAGCTCAGCGGATGagctctcctcttctctccctctttcctgcTTGCATCGATGGGCACATTCTGTCTTGCGCTCTCTCGTTCTTTTTCACCATTCGACTTCTCTTGTGATAAGGTGCTCCGCTCTGTGTGCTTTTGTCGCTCTGTCTACCATTTTTTATGAACTCGCTCTCCTTTCTCCTCGAGCAGCGTTTTTCCTTTCGAGTACGATTATCATCTCATGTTGgttcaccccctcccttctctccctcttctttctgccgctgcgcactcctcctcctcctctgcacttcttcctttttttttgcttgctgtttttttttgcgtttttttttctataGCTTACTGCGCACGCTTAtgtttcgttttcttttcctttttttaccttgttgttgttggttGGTTATGTTGAAGAGGACTCCTTCTTTCTTTGTTATTTATTCCGATGCTGTCGTGTGTGCATCTGCGTGCGGGTGTGTTCATCATTAGATGATGTTGTGCACATGTGCACCTATGCGTATGCGCGTCTTGGTGTGTGGGCGGGTGTCCTGGGCGAGTGGCGTGATGTTTCTCCTGTTGAGGATGCCATTTTGGCAGATCGTGTCGCTGCTTGTATGTCACCTTTGTTCGTTTTATCCCAGTCTAAATATCGAGAGCCTCTGCGCATGGTCGCCATCACCCTGCTCAAAGACGCTCCTGGTCAATAGCCACACCCCAGAGTCTTGTGTCCCACAACTGAGACACGCCTCTGTGGATGAGCCCTGCCGATCACACAAGGTCTTTCGGACCTCACATCAAAAGCCTTCCGGTCACCCTCTACACCACACAAGCGCATTATGGACATGTCGGCCTACAACGGCCAGATGCCTCATGAATTGCAGAGCCCGGGGGTATGGttccgcggtggtggtgactCGAAGAAGCTCGATGCGTCTCGGCCGCGCAATGGGCCGATGCAGCGAGGACTCTTTCGTCTCGGGCACATGAATGCAGGGTTTTGGCTCGATCGCGCAGCCACATCATCCTGCAACgtacgcgcgcgcctgttctgctccagcagccggTTTTGGTGGAGCGGTCGCAAGACAGGGGGCGGGGGCTGGCTGATCAAGGCTTGCCCGCGTCatccgcgccgcctgcgccccCTCGATGCAGCGAAAAAGCCGCGCAGAGTGGCGGCCGGGGCTCGCCAGCGGTGACCTCGGGTAAGGCCAGACCCCGAACGTCAAGCTCGACTCGACCTTGCGGGGCGCGCATGCCTCAGAGCCACGTTGGTCCCTCGCGGCGCCCCGCCGATGCTGCCGTCGTATGCCTCAGCGGCCCAAATAACAGCGAGGGTGTCACTTTGGACCTATCTTTTTTTGACATATTCCTATGGAGCCCATGAGGATGAGGAGACACCTCAGTGCAGGGCATCGCAGGGTCCAGTGTCCGCTCTTTGCGGGGAAGTcaagcagcccccctctctccaatCCGTGGCAAATGCCGAACCACTTCCTGTAGTTGCAGGGTCAAGCCCCCACAGCGTGGGGGTGTCGAAGCGATGCATCGCCaccgatgtcggcggtcCGGCGCTGTGCAGTGTTTCGTCGGCGCCACTGGCGACCGTGAGCACGTCTGTGCCACACATATGATGGGCAACACgtcggcgtgactcgagcgtatcccacccgCTCCTCGCTGGCTCCTAGCGGGGGCGCCTGAGCCGCCCCGGAGAGACGCACCACGTGGCGCGACGCACctgatgggggagcggctgtgaggcggcctgcaGAGTGCAgggtgggcgggtggagTGTGAGGCGGGGGCCATGCCGAgatgactgagtcggcgcattgctgtactGGCctgtctacggctgcttggcCCCACGCGATGGCGCCTCTGTGGCAGGCCGCGACGTAGAGTGGTGCTGAAATCGTGTTGCGTGACAGAGAGACGAACAcgttgaaaaaaaaaattgagTATGATTATCATTGCGTCCGCGCGGTGTGCGCTACCACCGCGCGGATAGGGTGGAGGGAGTGGTAAACCACGTAGGTGGAGGTGTGAGGCAGCCGCGATGTGCGTCAATGCTGGTGATATGCGTGAcgctcttttctgttttccttCTGTGTGCCTCTTGTATGTGTCCTTCTTTCCTCCCACGTCTCGTTGCGTTTggctccctctttctcttctgcaaacgcacacacgtatgCGTGATGTGAATGCGTGCATCAATGCTTATGCTCAACCGCGTAAGTGGTGTGGAAACGCACCATGGCCTCCGCTGGAACTTACATCGCGGCGTGGTTTCGCCACCATCTCTCCTCTGTTGTCACCTTCCAGAAGCAGTTCGTCGATGACGTGTCGGAGACGGTGAAggagcagaaggcgcagTTTGACCGACACACCCGCGAGGCAAAAGAGCGGGCCGTGCAGCTTCACCTGGAtaagctggaggagaagtaCCTCTGCTGCGTATGCGGAAGAGGCGGTGAAATACGTGAGGACGATGAGTTTGTATACGACACTTACTCTATGATCGATTTACCGccgcgggcggcgctggaggccgcAGTGCGGGAGGAACTTGCGGACGCCCAGCTATCGGACGGACACATTAAGCAGCACCAACACATGCTCGCTTTTCGGCAGCGTCACCTCCAACACCCCTCCACGACGCCGGCAGCCACGTACGAGAGTGACGGCAGCCTTTATTGCTCCTCTGATGTTTCCGTCGCACCATC encodes:
- a CDS encoding putative kinesin produces the protein MTTLGNQRVTVSVRVRPMLREGASANHQQEKFELQGVHRVGDNSLKVELTKPGEPTKSSLFSFDYVFDQESTQLEVYEDAVVDMVDAALVGVNVTLLAYGQTGSGKTFTVLGDVKPNPLENDLLTTNSGMFLRVLSDLMDYKVRQAKKGWHVVVGLSCIEIYNENIRDLFGGKPNSAPPALKAVMTGEDVYLPSLIIKEMTTLQAVFSEIQLAIARRMSRATDSNSQSSRSHCLFSIDILQQANSAPAPSLDILDQSKKGNDMKKAVSSDKKGAAATKRGGSLASAAQDPQLPEWEMPFQGTVFRLPGQKEPIYTSKIILADLAGSERIARSGVTGDGLAEATSINSSLTALGNVVHSLHEGGFVSYRVSNLTRLLKPAFSHPSSRVLLLAQCSPTQLTFDETISTLHFANKVKDMKVTTCTGAEAEKLQFDFLESGKMYDALLADLHIFAAESQATIGIIRRNLPQKGSLYYDASAGKNGKMAKVSIKDRRLSADASGVLTVAQKERAELMARMEKEKLDEISVVQRSADEARDEIIREYMAELNELKEAIAKQVSMRVHHVSQQLLLDSAARGNKIVEEEAEEWASMMLLYLKEHKVACDKELSTISSRLEDLSQNVNKQRLSDTPNETPETVEADSKYALSTWSHCLAKRFFSFCMEVHEYQAVLLNIYHGNVTLVRWKKKNAELLKKFEEEKSV